In Phyllostomus discolor isolate MPI-MPIP mPhyDis1 chromosome 3, mPhyDis1.pri.v3, whole genome shotgun sequence, a single genomic region encodes these proteins:
- the FLYWCH2 gene encoding FLYWCH family member 2, which produces MPLPEPSEQESESVKAGQELSPESPGAGTDVIPTAPKKPRKFSKLVLLTASKDSAKVAAAKRKGVHCIMSLGVPGPTTLAKALLKIHPEAQRAIEAAPQEPEQKCRKLDAEGKEDGRLAGRPAPSPAVGGEESSVGPSKAS; this is translated from the exons ATGCCTCTGCCTGAGCCCAGCGAGCAGGAGAGTGAGAGTGTGAAGGCCGGTCAGGAGCTGTCCCCTGAGTCCCCTGGGGCTGGCACCGATGTTATTCCTACAGCCCCCAAGAAGCCCAGGAAGTTCTCCAAACTGGTCCTGCTGACAGCCTCCAAAGACAGTGCCAAAGTGGCCGCAGCCAAGCGCAAAGGAGTGCACTGCATCATGTCTCTGGGGGTGCCTGGCCCCACCACCCTCGCCAAGGCCCTCCTTAAGATCCATCCTGAGGCCCAGCGTGCCATTGAGGCAGCCCCCCAGGAACCTGAACAGAAATGCAGGAAGCTGGATGCTG aaggaaaagaagacgGAAGGTTGGCAGGGAGGCCTGCCCCCAGTCCTGCAGTGGGCGGGGAGGAGTCCTCTGTGGGGCCCAGCAAGGCCTCGTAA